From the Montipora capricornis isolate CH-2021 chromosome 2, ASM3666992v2, whole genome shotgun sequence genome, one window contains:
- the LOC138019469 gene encoding uncharacterized protein, with the protein MWIRVTMYFFLVTMKEFIFTESAEEPTNILKRQTSSSDQENCIVSLPQDSPKECSPYREEELKKQKGLFQLAKRSPFPTPLVNMSIQQFVNYHKQDPFTKNEFLGYVTMLQNIREFRTNWMKDHLNVDIKEFQEYEDMFKAFRSNLKSNSTGDLDINVECQSVSDKETLNPILKDWRDDGIFAEQRLSGTNTMILRRVTDDSTDVGLSWSDLKKTLNPNYNWESAIQNATGNNEPLEEAIKKGTYMF; encoded by the exons ATGTGGATTCGTGTGacaatgtatttttttctcgtAACCATGAAAGAGTTCATCTTCACGGAGAG CGCGGAAGAGCCCACTAACATCCTTAAGAGACAAACATCGAGCTCAG ACCAAGAAAATTGCATCGTAAGTTTGCCACAGGACTCACCCAAAGAGTGCTCCCCTTACCGAGAAGAGGAGCTCAAGAAGCAGAAAGGATTATTTCAACTTGCCAAACGGTCTCCCTTCCCAACGCCGTTGGTAAACATGTCCATTCAACAATTTGTGAATTATCACAAACAAGATCCATTCACGAAGAATGAGTTCCTGGGGTACGTAACCATGTTGCAGAACATAAGGGAGTTTCGAACAAATTGGATGAAAGATCACCTTAATGTGGATATAAAGGAGTTTCAGGAGTACGAAGACATGTTCAAGGCATTTAGAAGCAACTTGAAAAGCAACAGTACTGGAGACTtg GACATTAACGTCGAATGTCAAAGCGTGTCAGACAAAGAAACCTTGAACCCCATACTCAAGGACTGGCGAGATGACGGCATCTTTGCCGAACAGAGGCTCAGTGGCACCAACACAATGATTCTTCGCAGAGTGACAGATGACTCAA CTGACGTGGGACTGTCGTGGTCAGACTTAAAGAAAACTCTTAACCCAAATTACAACTGGGAATCTGCCATCCAGAACGCCACGGGAAACAATGAACCACTGGAAGAG GCTATAAAGAAAGGAACGTATATGTTCTAA